TACGCCAATGCATTTTCTTGACTAATTAACTTCTTTTGATACAATTCAAACAAAGCATTATCCATTGATTGCATTCCAAGCTTCCTACCAATTTGTATCTGTGTATCTATTTGATATGTCTTAGAATCCCTTATAAGATTCGCTATAGCTGGATTAACTAACATTATCTCTGTTGCCATAACTCGGCCATTTCCATCAAGTCTAGGTATTAGTTGCTGTGATATCACTGCCTGTAAAACTGATGCAAGCTGGGTTCTTATTTGCTGTTGTTGCTCTGCCCTAAACACATCTATCACCCTATCAATGGTCTTAGCTGCACCTATTGTGTGTAGTGTGGAAAAAACCAAGTGTCCTGTCTCTGCTGCAGTTATAGCTATTTGTATACTATCAGCATCTCTCATCTCTCCTATTAATATAACATCCGGATCCTCTCTTAGTGCTGCTCTTAGTGCTGTTTTATACTCTATACTATCTCGTCCTATCTCTCTTTGTGTAACTATACTTTTTTTATGCTTATGAACATACTCTATTGGATCCTCTAATGTTAAGATATGCAAATCCTTTGTAGTATTCATTAGGTCTATTAATGATGCAAGAGTTGTTGATTTACCGCTTCCTGTAGGCCCTGTTACCAATACCATTCCCTTCTGTAAATTTGCAAGATTAACTATTGCATTTGGTAGCCCTAATTCTTCAACTGTCATTACGCTATCACCTATCGTTCTTGCAGCTATAGCATATGTTCCTTTTTGTTTATATATATTAATTCTAAATCTCCCAACATCTTCTAACTCTACCGCTAAATCAATATCTCCTACTCTCATCAATTCCTGTTTTTGTTCATCATTTAACATTCTATTAATATACTCTAACACATCATCTTTTTCAACTTCTCTTCCTAGCTTAACTAAGCTTCCATTTACTCTTAATATATATGGCACTCCTACAACTAT
This portion of the Clostridiales bacterium genome encodes:
- a CDS encoding type IV pilus twitching motility protein PilT, with amino-acid sequence MIAEYEAIFKQAIEKKASDIHIVVGVPYILRVNGSLVKLGREVEKDDVLEYINRMLNDEQKQELMRVGDIDLAVELEDVGRFRINIYKQKGTYAIAARTIGDSVMTVEELGLPNAIVNLANLQKGMVLVTGPTGSGKSTTLASLIDLMNTTKDLHILTLEDPIEYVHKHKKSIVTQREIGRDSIEYKTALRAALREDPDVILIGEMRDADSIQIAITAAETGHLVFSTLHTIGAAKTIDRVIDVFRAEQQQQIRTQLASVLQAVISQQLIPRLDGNGRVMATEIMLVNPAIANLIRDSKTYQIDTQIQIGRKLGMQSMDNALFELYQKKLISQENALAYSQDQENFSKTYLKNISYGGSQFY